Proteins encoded within one genomic window of Sphaerotilus montanus:
- a CDS encoding LysR family transcriptional regulator, which produces MNFRTLDLNLLRVFDTVMAERNLTRAANRLAMTQPAVSNALRRLKDAVGETLFTRAAFGVVPTARADALWPEVRTALAQLRHVFEPTDYDPVHQPRTFALAMADAASALLLPPLVQRLQEQRALADLRVLPLITRDPTPLLDRGEADLAIGHFPELISRQVTLGANAPLRHQRLDESEHVCVMRRGHPLEAVELTLEDYCAAEHLLVSFSGRAHGQVDEALAGLGLQRRVVLAVNQYFTAGRVVARTDLLTVMPRAFLAVTGAAEDLVCRPLPVKLPPLQLQMVWHRRHDIDPAQRWLHVQVADTSPAKQGVDA; this is translated from the coding sequence ATGAACTTCCGCACCCTCGACCTCAACCTGCTGCGCGTCTTCGACACCGTGATGGCCGAGCGCAACCTCACCCGCGCCGCCAACCGCCTCGCCATGACCCAGCCCGCGGTGAGCAACGCGCTGCGCCGGCTGAAGGACGCCGTGGGCGAGACGCTGTTCACCCGCGCCGCCTTCGGCGTGGTGCCGACCGCCCGGGCCGACGCGCTCTGGCCCGAGGTGCGCACGGCGCTGGCGCAGCTGCGGCACGTCTTCGAGCCGACCGACTACGACCCGGTCCACCAGCCCCGCACCTTCGCGCTGGCGATGGCGGATGCGGCCTCGGCGCTGCTGCTGCCGCCGCTGGTGCAGCGCCTGCAGGAACAGCGGGCGCTGGCGGACCTGCGCGTGCTGCCGCTGATCACGCGCGACCCGACGCCGCTGCTCGACCGGGGCGAAGCCGACCTCGCCATCGGGCACTTCCCGGAGCTGATCTCGCGGCAGGTGACCCTCGGCGCCAACGCCCCGCTGCGCCACCAGCGACTCGACGAGAGCGAACACGTCTGCGTGATGCGGCGCGGGCATCCGCTGGAGGCGGTCGAGCTGACGCTGGAGGACTACTGCGCCGCCGAGCATCTGCTGGTGAGTTTTTCGGGGCGCGCCCACGGCCAGGTCGATGAAGCGCTGGCCGGGCTGGGGCTGCAGCGCCGGGTGGTGCTGGCGGTGAACCAGTACTTCACCGCCGGACGGGTCGTCGCCCGCACCGACCTGCTGACCGTGATGCCGCGCGCCTTTCTGGCGGTCACGGGTGCGGCAGAGGACCTGGTGTGCCGGCCGCTGCCGGTGAAGCTGCCGCCGCTGCAATTGCAGATGGTGTGGCACCGGCGGCATGACATCGACCCGGCGCAGCGGTGGTTGCATGTGCAGGTGGCGGACACATCCCCCGCAAAGCAGGGGGTCGATGCCTGA
- a CDS encoding PA4780 family RIO1-like protein kinase, with amino-acid sequence MKPPKRLQSLIEEGLIDTVVRQLMSGKEATVYVVRSGEDTRCAKVYKEATNRSFRQAVDYTENRKVKNTRQARAMAKGTKFGREATEAAWQSAEVDALYRLAAAGVRVPQPYLFLDGVLLMELVTDEHGDAAPRLNDVEFTPVDARRHHATLIAEVVRMLCGAGVVHGDLSEFNILLGADGPVIIDLPQAVDAAGNNHAKRMLLRDVENLRNFFGRFAPELLRSDYGHELWALYERGLLRTETPLTGRFVHKQGPVDVGSVVREIDDARAEDAARRLRAQTG; translated from the coding sequence ATGAAACCACCCAAAAGACTGCAATCGCTGATCGAGGAAGGTCTCATCGACACGGTCGTGCGCCAGTTGATGAGCGGCAAGGAAGCCACGGTCTACGTCGTGCGCAGCGGCGAGGACACACGCTGCGCCAAGGTCTACAAGGAAGCGACGAACCGCAGCTTCCGGCAGGCCGTGGACTACACCGAAAACCGCAAGGTCAAGAACACCCGCCAGGCGCGCGCCATGGCCAAGGGCACCAAATTCGGCCGCGAGGCGACGGAAGCCGCGTGGCAGAGCGCCGAGGTCGATGCGCTGTACCGGCTCGCCGCGGCGGGCGTGCGCGTGCCACAGCCCTACCTGTTCCTGGACGGCGTGCTGCTGATGGAGCTGGTGACGGACGAACACGGCGATGCCGCGCCGCGCCTCAACGACGTCGAGTTCACCCCGGTCGATGCCCGCCGCCACCACGCCACGCTGATCGCCGAGGTGGTGCGCATGCTGTGCGGTGCCGGCGTCGTGCACGGTGATCTGTCGGAGTTCAACATCCTGCTCGGGGCGGACGGACCGGTGATCATCGACTTGCCGCAGGCGGTGGACGCCGCGGGCAACAACCACGCCAAGCGCATGCTGCTGCGCGACGTGGAGAACCTGCGCAACTTCTTCGGCCGCTTCGCGCCGGAGTTGCTGCGCAGCGACTACGGCCACGAACTCTGGGCGCTGTACGAGCGCGGCCTGCTGCGCACCGAAACGCCACTGACGGGGCGCTTTGTCCACAAGCAAGGGCCGGTGGATGTCGGCAGCGTGGTGCGCGAGATCGACGATGCCCGGGCGGAAGACGCCGCGCGGCGCCTGCGCGCACAGACCGGCTGA
- a CDS encoding HlyD family type I secretion periplasmic adaptor subunit, protein MTTHPPAAAQPVANAAQVDQLLRDFVPEARAIELQEPPASGRWTLYALLALIATAITWASVSQIDRLVTGTGRLVAPVANLTVRPLEGGVLRSLHVRVGQVVRKGEVLATLDQTFAGADARQLDSRRETLTLQSQRLQREVDGTHTPTPGARSTNGDIGQRALQSQLLAERQATFAARMRQFDEGIARLKATLETNRQDQAALARRVAALEELEKMQTDLENSQFVSRAQRLEIQDKRLEVQRDRTQAINREQEILREIAAVEAERTTFGKAWRQEAMEKLSTTVQERDEVTEQANKARLRSSLVTLVAQQDAVVLEIGKVAVGAVVRESEPLLTLVPIGQTLEAEVEIRPEDIAEIRAGDTARLKIDAYPFQKHGTATGRISSVSADAFSRPAPLGGTDYYYLARITLEDTRLDGLKEPPRLLPGMTMSGEVITGQRRVISYFLYPIIRTLDESFRER, encoded by the coding sequence ATGACGACCCACCCACCCGCCGCCGCCCAGCCCGTCGCCAACGCTGCCCAGGTAGACCAGCTCCTGCGCGACTTCGTGCCCGAAGCGCGCGCCATCGAATTGCAGGAGCCGCCCGCCAGCGGACGCTGGACCCTGTACGCGCTGCTGGCCCTCATCGCCACGGCCATCACCTGGGCCAGCGTGTCGCAGATCGACCGCCTCGTCACCGGCACCGGCCGGCTGGTCGCGCCGGTCGCCAACCTCACCGTGCGCCCGCTCGAAGGCGGTGTGCTGCGCAGCCTGCACGTGCGGGTCGGGCAGGTGGTGCGCAAGGGCGAGGTGCTGGCGACACTCGACCAGACCTTCGCCGGCGCGGACGCCCGCCAGCTCGACTCGCGCCGCGAGACGCTGACGCTGCAGTCGCAGCGCCTGCAGCGGGAAGTCGACGGCACGCACACCCCCACCCCCGGCGCCCGCAGCACCAACGGCGACATCGGCCAGCGCGCATTGCAGTCGCAGTTGCTGGCCGAGCGGCAGGCCACCTTCGCCGCGCGGATGCGCCAGTTCGACGAAGGCATCGCCCGCCTGAAGGCCACGCTGGAGACCAACCGCCAGGACCAGGCCGCGCTCGCCCGGCGGGTCGCCGCGCTGGAGGAACTGGAGAAGATGCAGACGGACCTGGAGAACAGCCAGTTCGTCTCGCGCGCGCAGCGGCTGGAGATCCAGGACAAGCGGCTAGAAGTCCAGCGCGACCGCACGCAGGCCATCAACCGCGAGCAGGAGATCCTGCGCGAGATCGCCGCCGTCGAGGCCGAGCGCACCACCTTCGGCAAGGCATGGCGCCAGGAAGCGATGGAGAAGCTCTCCACCACCGTGCAGGAGCGCGACGAGGTCACCGAGCAGGCCAACAAGGCGCGGCTGCGCTCGTCGCTGGTCACGCTGGTGGCGCAGCAGGACGCGGTGGTGCTGGAGATCGGCAAGGTGGCGGTCGGCGCCGTGGTGCGCGAATCCGAGCCACTGCTGACGCTGGTCCCGATCGGGCAGACGCTGGAGGCCGAGGTCGAGATCCGCCCCGAGGACATCGCCGAGATCCGCGCCGGTGACACCGCGCGCCTGAAGATCGACGCCTACCCCTTCCAGAAACACGGCACCGCCACCGGACGCATCAGCAGCGTCAGCGCCGACGCCTTCAGCCGCCCGGCGCCGCTGGGCGGCACCGACTACTACTACCTCGCCCGCATCACCCTGGAGGACACGCGGCTGGACGGCCTGAAGGAGCCGCCGCGCCTGCTGCCCGGCATGACGATGAGCGGCGAGGTCATCACCGGGCAGCGGCGGGTGATCTCCTACTTCCTCTACCCGATCATCCGCACGCTGGACGAATCCTTCCGCGAGCGCTGA
- a CDS encoding peptidase domain-containing ABC transporter: MATAPLPHETPPLDTGLHCLVAVARHHRLSTSEEQIRRSHLDGMTAQTPAPEQLLAAAASLGLKARRTRIQWADLDKLQDTLPMIAVLSNGHFVVIVARKETTEGPAVAVLDPLAQPPNAIFLLEKERFEAAWSGDVLLVKRDYALSDESQPFGLRWFIPELLRQRHLLRDVAVSALVLHVLALAMPIFTQLVVDKVIVHRGYSTLYVMTAGIVLALLFEAIFTYLRQNHLLHATNRIDMQLARKTFAHLLKLPITFFDTGTAGVITRHMQQGEKIRQFLTGRMFFTLLDASVLIVFLPMLFFYSPTLTGIVVAFALAIGAVVFALIPAFRARLQALYTADGDRQAMLVETIQGMRTVKAMAIEPQRRREWEERSARTIGLHFKVGRISMTAQAVMGFLEKLMPVAVIAVGAHAVFDQTMTVGALIAFQMLSGRVVAPLVQIVSLVHEYQETALSVKMLGEIMNRPAEGMRASGGLEPVLTGKIEFDGVTFRYAPNAPPSLDRLSFTLPAGKVVGVVGRSGSGKTTLTRLIQGLYPVQEGVIRFDGVDSREIDLAHLRRSIGVVLQENFLFRGTVRDNIAIAKPGASLEEIVEAARIAGADEFIERLAQGYDTLLEENATNLSGGQRQRLAIARAMLLQPRILILDEAASALDPESEAIFLANLGRIAAGRTVIIVSHRLSTLVKADAIMVLNRGLIVDAGRHEELVKRCEIYQLLWRQQMQSL, encoded by the coding sequence TTGGCCACCGCCCCCCTGCCCCACGAAACCCCGCCCCTCGACACCGGTCTGCACTGCCTGGTCGCCGTGGCCCGACACCACCGCCTGTCCACCTCCGAGGAGCAGATCCGCCGCTCGCATCTGGACGGCATGACCGCGCAGACGCCGGCGCCCGAGCAGCTCCTGGCCGCCGCCGCGTCGCTCGGCCTGAAGGCCCGCCGCACGCGCATCCAGTGGGCCGACCTCGACAAGCTGCAGGACACGCTGCCGATGATCGCGGTGCTGTCGAACGGGCATTTCGTGGTGATCGTGGCGCGCAAGGAGACGACCGAGGGGCCGGCGGTCGCGGTGCTGGACCCGCTGGCGCAGCCGCCCAACGCGATCTTCCTGCTGGAAAAGGAGCGCTTCGAAGCGGCCTGGTCCGGTGACGTGCTCCTGGTGAAACGCGACTACGCCCTGAGCGACGAGAGCCAGCCCTTCGGCCTGCGCTGGTTCATCCCCGAGCTGCTGCGCCAGCGGCACCTGCTGCGCGACGTGGCGGTGAGCGCGCTGGTGCTGCATGTGCTGGCGCTCGCCATGCCGATCTTCACGCAGCTCGTGGTGGACAAGGTGATCGTCCACCGCGGCTACTCGACGCTGTACGTGATGACCGCGGGCATCGTGCTGGCGCTGCTGTTCGAGGCGATCTTCACGTACCTGCGCCAGAACCACCTGCTGCACGCGACCAACCGCATCGACATGCAGCTCGCGCGCAAGACCTTCGCGCACCTGCTGAAGCTGCCCATCACCTTCTTCGACACCGGCACCGCGGGTGTCATCACCCGCCACATGCAGCAGGGAGAGAAGATCCGCCAGTTCCTGACCGGGCGCATGTTCTTCACGCTGCTCGACGCCAGCGTGCTGATCGTGTTCCTGCCGATGCTGTTCTTCTATTCGCCGACGCTCACCGGCATCGTCGTGGCCTTCGCGCTGGCGATCGGGGCGGTGGTGTTCGCGCTGATCCCGGCGTTCCGGGCGCGGCTGCAGGCGCTCTACACCGCCGACGGCGACCGCCAGGCGATGCTGGTCGAGACCATCCAGGGCATGCGCACCGTCAAGGCCATGGCGATCGAGCCGCAGCGCCGGCGCGAGTGGGAGGAACGCTCGGCGCGGACCATCGGCCTGCACTTCAAGGTCGGCCGCATCTCGATGACCGCGCAGGCGGTGATGGGCTTCCTGGAGAAGCTGATGCCGGTGGCGGTGATCGCCGTCGGCGCGCACGCGGTGTTCGACCAGACCATGACGGTGGGGGCGCTGATCGCGTTCCAGATGCTGTCGGGCCGGGTGGTCGCGCCGCTGGTGCAGATCGTCTCGCTGGTCCATGAGTACCAGGAGACGGCGCTGTCGGTGAAGATGCTCGGCGAGATCATGAACCGGCCGGCCGAGGGCATGCGGGCCTCGGGCGGGCTGGAGCCCGTGCTGACCGGCAAGATCGAGTTCGACGGCGTGACCTTCCGCTACGCCCCCAACGCCCCGCCCTCGCTGGACCGGCTGAGCTTCACGCTCCCCGCGGGCAAGGTGGTCGGCGTGGTCGGGCGCAGCGGCTCGGGCAAGACGACGCTGACGCGGCTGATCCAGGGCCTCTACCCGGTGCAGGAAGGGGTCATCCGCTTCGACGGCGTCGACAGCCGCGAGATCGACCTCGCCCACCTGCGGCGCAGCATCGGCGTGGTGCTGCAGGAGAACTTCCTCTTCCGCGGCACGGTGCGCGACAACATCGCCATCGCCAAGCCGGGCGCGTCGCTGGAGGAGATCGTCGAAGCGGCCCGCATCGCCGGCGCCGACGAGTTCATCGAGCGGCTGGCGCAGGGCTACGACACGCTGCTGGAGGAAAACGCCACCAACCTCTCCGGCGGCCAGCGCCAGCGGCTGGCGATCGCGCGGGCGATGCTGCTGCAGCCACGCATCCTGATCCTCGACGAGGCCGCCAGCGCGCTCGACCCCGAGTCCGAGGCCATCTTCCTGGCCAACCTCGGCCGCATCGCCGCAGGCCGCACGGTGATCATCGTCTCGCACCGGCTGTCCACGCTGGTCAAGGCGGACGCGATCATGGTGCTCAACCGCGGCCTGATCGTGGACGCCGGGCGGCACGAGGAGCTGGTCAAGCGCTGCGAGATCTACCAGTTGCTGTGGCGCCAGCAGATGCAGAGCCTGTGA
- a CDS encoding NYN domain-containing protein, with product MKSALFVDFDNVYSGLRKLDPMIAERFGRQPLEWVQWLIKDLALPDGAPANAQRRLLVRRVYLNPQVYQRFRPSFNHGGFEIVDCPAMTSEGKTSTDIHMVLDMVDLLQHQVHYDEFIVFSADADFTPVLRKLRRWDRRTTVLAVGFPSAAYRASADLLIDTDLFVRDALDMGVREFDEPPLPVISPPDASPSPAPFTPSMLAYPAAAPVPAAPALPTADALVERIRAEVARADLPVPCARLASRLMHEYPGLSPDWLGQGGFRRFLESLALAPLVLDWGASGGHLYDPVRHVLRAPSPARSSFDATDWGIEPPLLALIRQVHDTTGVPLLSPRDFRALFDAVASDVADQPFQLNDTGKRVRDRLRENGHDVSRESVNWVLRGLLLCGHEFGRGEDDVPTLSYRLVGNLINLCRREQVLMDDGAPALLQRWVSGKIASEAPEL from the coding sequence ATGAAGTCGGCCCTGTTCGTGGATTTCGACAACGTGTACTCGGGCCTGCGCAAGCTTGATCCGATGATCGCCGAGCGTTTCGGCCGCCAGCCCCTGGAGTGGGTGCAGTGGCTCATCAAGGACCTGGCGCTGCCGGATGGCGCGCCGGCGAACGCGCAGCGCCGGCTGCTGGTGCGGCGGGTCTACCTCAACCCGCAGGTCTACCAGCGCTTCCGGCCCTCGTTCAACCACGGCGGCTTCGAGATCGTCGACTGCCCGGCGATGACCAGCGAGGGCAAGACCAGCACCGACATCCACATGGTGCTCGACATGGTCGACCTGCTGCAGCACCAGGTGCACTACGACGAGTTCATCGTCTTCTCCGCCGACGCCGACTTCACGCCCGTGCTGCGCAAGCTGCGGCGCTGGGACCGGCGCACGACGGTGCTGGCCGTGGGCTTCCCCTCGGCCGCCTACCGCGCTTCGGCCGATCTGCTGATCGACACCGACCTGTTCGTGCGCGATGCGCTGGACATGGGGGTGCGGGAGTTCGACGAGCCGCCGCTGCCGGTGATCTCGCCGCCGGACGCGTCGCCATCCCCGGCCCCCTTCACGCCGTCGATGCTGGCCTACCCTGCAGCCGCCCCTGTCCCGGCCGCCCCGGCATTGCCGACCGCCGACGCCCTGGTCGAGCGCATCCGCGCCGAGGTGGCGCGGGCGGATCTGCCGGTGCCGTGTGCCCGTCTGGCGTCGCGCCTGATGCACGAATACCCGGGGCTGTCGCCGGACTGGCTGGGGCAGGGCGGCTTCCGCCGTTTCCTGGAGTCGCTGGCCCTGGCGCCGCTGGTGCTGGACTGGGGGGCCTCGGGCGGGCATCTCTACGACCCGGTGCGCCACGTGCTGCGGGCGCCGTCACCGGCCCGCAGCAGCTTCGATGCCACGGACTGGGGCATCGAGCCGCCCCTGCTGGCGCTGATCCGCCAGGTGCACGACACCACCGGCGTGCCGCTGCTGTCGCCGCGGGATTTCCGGGCGCTGTTCGATGCGGTGGCGTCCGATGTCGCCGACCAGCCCTTCCAGCTCAACGACACCGGCAAGCGCGTGCGCGACCGGCTGCGCGAGAACGGCCACGATGTCAGCCGCGAGTCGGTCAACTGGGTGCTGCGCGGGCTGCTGCTGTGCGGCCACGAGTTCGGGCGTGGCGAGGACGACGTGCCGACGCTGTCCTACCGACTCGTCGGCAACCTGATCAACCTGTGCCGGCGCGAGCAGGTGCTGATGGACGACGGGGCGCCTGCCCTGCTGCAGCGCTGGGTCAGCGGCAAGATTGCCAGCGAGGCGCCGGAGCTCTGA
- a CDS encoding glycoside hydrolase family 3 protein: protein MTTPHPPHPSAPSSTLEALRLPPFHLDDAGIAWVADQLRTLTTKQKVRQLFNVAAHGDDEAQVAALAALGVGGVTRFGGADLDASWRATRALIERSEIPLLISGDIEGGAIGLPFGTALPNQLGLAATGSTALAEEAVTVLAREARAMGYNWTFTPVTDLNAAFRSAIVATRSYGSDPDTVLAQARVNVATFQRHGIAATAKHWPGEGFDDRDQHLVTTINPLDMPAWREHFGRIYRGLIDDGLMTVMSAHIALPAYAREHGATGLELCRPACVSRCLNEDLLRGELGFNGLIVSDASGMAGLSSWASRAECIPEVIANGCDVLLFPSPFEADFGHVLRALSDGRLTEARVEEAVTRVLGLKAALGLHRKTLDELLPPLEQARAVVRQPAHLAVEQRVASASVTLVKDVRGLLPLSVERHRRIVVVTDPARGGFAGQAPKELEVPALLAAHGFEVRAFDTAQPPTPADTDLVLYLLAQESLLVQSHIYLDWARLHGHWTTAMRRYWHDIPCALVSFGQPYYLYDAPRMPCVVNAYTAASPVQHAVVRKLLGAEAFTGISPVDAFCGLPDAAY, encoded by the coding sequence ATGACCACGCCCCATCCCCCGCATCCGTCCGCACCGTCGTCCACGCTGGAGGCGCTGCGTCTGCCCCCGTTCCACCTCGACGACGCGGGCATCGCCTGGGTCGCCGACCAGCTGCGCACGCTCACCACCAAGCAGAAGGTGCGCCAGCTCTTCAACGTCGCCGCCCACGGCGATGACGAGGCGCAAGTGGCCGCCCTCGCCGCGCTCGGCGTCGGCGGCGTCACCCGCTTCGGCGGCGCGGACCTCGACGCGAGCTGGCGCGCCACCCGGGCGCTGATCGAACGCAGCGAGATTCCCTTGCTCATCAGCGGCGACATCGAGGGCGGCGCGATCGGCCTGCCGTTCGGGACCGCGCTGCCCAACCAGCTGGGATTGGCGGCCACAGGGTCGACCGCGCTGGCGGAGGAGGCCGTCACCGTGCTGGCGCGGGAAGCGCGGGCGATGGGCTACAACTGGACCTTCACGCCGGTCACCGACCTCAACGCCGCCTTCCGCAGCGCCATCGTCGCCACCCGCTCCTACGGCTCGGACCCGGACACCGTGCTGGCGCAGGCCCGCGTCAACGTCGCCACGTTCCAGCGCCACGGCATCGCCGCCACCGCCAAGCACTGGCCGGGCGAGGGGTTCGATGACCGCGACCAGCACCTCGTCACCACCATCAACCCGCTGGACATGCCTGCGTGGCGCGAACACTTCGGGCGGATCTACCGCGGCCTGATCGACGACGGGCTGATGACGGTGATGTCGGCGCACATCGCGCTGCCCGCCTACGCGCGTGAACACGGTGCGACCGGGCTGGAGCTGTGCCGGCCGGCGTGTGTGTCGCGCTGCCTGAACGAAGACCTGCTGCGCGGTGAACTCGGCTTCAACGGCCTGATCGTCTCGGACGCGAGCGGCATGGCCGGGCTGTCGAGCTGGGCCAGCCGCGCCGAGTGCATCCCGGAGGTGATCGCCAACGGCTGCGACGTGCTGCTGTTCCCGAGCCCGTTCGAGGCGGACTTCGGCCACGTCCTGCGCGCGCTGTCCGATGGCCGGCTCACCGAGGCGCGGGTCGAGGAGGCGGTGACCCGCGTGCTCGGCCTGAAGGCGGCGCTGGGGCTGCACCGCAAGACGCTGGACGAGCTGCTGCCGCCACTGGAACAGGCGCGCGCCGTGGTCCGCCAGCCGGCGCATCTGGCGGTGGAGCAGCGCGTGGCGAGCGCCAGCGTGACGCTGGTGAAGGACGTGCGCGGGCTGCTGCCGCTCAGCGTCGAGCGCCACCGCCGCATCGTCGTCGTCACCGATCCGGCGCGGGGTGGCTTCGCCGGGCAGGCACCGAAGGAGCTGGAAGTGCCCGCGCTGCTGGCCGCGCACGGCTTCGAGGTGCGCGCCTTCGATACCGCGCAGCCGCCGACGCCCGCCGACACCGACCTCGTGCTCTACCTGCTGGCGCAGGAGTCGCTGCTGGTGCAGTCGCACATCTATCTGGACTGGGCGCGCCTGCACGGCCACTGGACCACGGCGATGCGCCGCTACTGGCACGACATCCCGTGCGCGCTGGTGTCGTTCGGCCAGCCGTATTACCTGTACGACGCGCCGCGCATGCCGTGTGTCGTCAACGCCTACACGGCGGCGTCGCCTGTGCAGCATGCGGTGGTGCGCAAGCTGCTGGGCGCGGAGGCGTTCACGGGGATCAGCCCGGTGGATGCGTTCTGCGGGTTGCCGGACGCGGCGTACTGA
- a CDS encoding acetyl-CoA C-acyltransferase family protein, which yields MTREVFIVSAARSAIGTYGGTLKDTPLVDLATTIVKAALERSGVPADAVGHLAMGTVVTTEPRDCYLSRVAAVNAGCSQETPAFNVNRLCGSGLQAIISSAQAILLGDCEVAIGAGAENMSRGAYLLPTNRWGARMGDTQVIDLMVGALHDPFHKIHMGLTAENVAEKYGITRQMMDELTVESHRRAAQAIAEGRFTSQIVPIEIKTRKGMVPFLIDEHVKADTTMESLAKMRPAFKKDGMVTAGNASGINDGAGAVVLASGEAVKAHGLKPIARLVTYAHAGVDPTIMGIGPVPSTRIALKRAGLSIGDMDVIEANEAFAAQACAVSKELDLDPAKVNPNGSGISLGHPIGGTGAIITTKALYELQRINGRYALATMCIGGGQGIAAIFERC from the coding sequence ATGACCCGCGAAGTATTCATCGTCAGCGCAGCCCGTTCGGCCATCGGCACCTACGGCGGTACCCTCAAGGACACGCCGCTGGTCGATCTGGCCACCACCATCGTCAAGGCCGCGCTGGAGCGCAGCGGCGTGCCGGCCGACGCCGTCGGCCACCTGGCGATGGGCACCGTCGTCACCACCGAGCCGCGCGACTGCTACCTGAGCCGTGTGGCCGCCGTGAACGCCGGCTGCTCGCAGGAAACGCCCGCCTTCAACGTCAACCGCCTGTGCGGTTCGGGCCTGCAGGCCATCATCTCGTCGGCCCAGGCCATCCTGCTGGGCGACTGCGAAGTGGCGATCGGTGCCGGCGCGGAGAACATGAGCCGCGGCGCCTACCTGCTGCCGACCAACCGCTGGGGCGCGCGCATGGGCGACACGCAGGTGATCGACCTGATGGTCGGCGCGCTGCACGACCCGTTCCACAAGATCCACATGGGCCTGACGGCCGAGAACGTGGCCGAGAAGTACGGCATCACGCGCCAGATGATGGACGAGCTGACGGTCGAGAGCCACCGCCGTGCGGCGCAGGCCATCGCCGAAGGCCGCTTCACCAGCCAGATCGTGCCGATCGAGATCAAGACCCGCAAGGGCATGGTCCCCTTCCTGATCGACGAGCACGTCAAGGCCGACACCACGATGGAAAGCCTGGCGAAGATGCGCCCCGCCTTCAAGAAGGACGGCATGGTCACCGCGGGCAACGCCTCGGGCATCAATGACGGCGCCGGCGCCGTCGTGCTGGCCAGCGGCGAGGCGGTCAAGGCGCACGGCCTGAAGCCGATCGCCCGCCTGGTGACCTACGCGCACGCCGGTGTCGACCCCACCATCATGGGCATCGGCCCGGTGCCGTCGACCCGCATCGCGCTGAAGCGTGCCGGCCTGTCGATCGGCGACATGGACGTGATCGAAGCCAACGAAGCCTTCGCCGCACAGGCCTGCGCCGTGTCGAAGGAACTCGACCTCGACCCGGCCAAGGTCAACCCGAACGGCTCGGGCATCTCGCTCGGCCACCCGATCGGTGGCACCGGCGCGATCATCACGACCAAGGCCCTGTACGAACTGCAGCGCATCAACGGCCGCTACGCGCTGGCCACGATGTGCATCGGTGGCGGTCAGGGCATCGCGGCGATCTTCGAGCGCTGCTGA
- a CDS encoding lytic murein transglycosylase: MTLSTCCTAAALALTCSTALAQADEFSRCLADLKPAAQAAGVRGDTFDRHVEGLAADLTVIDKLNFQPEFRTPIWDYLAGLVDDERVEQGRALLTQHAEVLAQVQARYRVDPATVVAVWGVESNFGQTFGKYPLVQALGTLSCIGRRQAYFRGELFATLRILQAGHIAPERLVGSWAGAFGHTQFMPSTFERLAVDFDGDGRRDLMDSVPDALGSTANFLAKAGWQDGRVWGWEVRLPAGFSVAGQGRKVRQPLSTWAAAGLRLADGSPLPAGTEAAGLMTPAGAAGPAFLVTRNFDALYSYNAAESYGLAIAHLSDRLRGGSPFATPWPTDDAGLSRAERREVQTLLSARGHDIGEVDGMLGDRSKAAVRAEQARLGHEVSGRAGQRLLKALRAEAPPAAPAAPEPVTPSSSSDPARPS; the protein is encoded by the coding sequence ATGACCCTGTCCACCTGCTGCACCGCCGCGGCCCTCGCGCTGACCTGTTCGACCGCCTTGGCCCAGGCCGACGAGTTCTCCCGCTGCCTGGCCGACCTGAAACCCGCCGCGCAGGCCGCGGGCGTGCGCGGCGACACCTTTGACCGCCATGTCGAGGGCCTCGCCGCCGACCTGACGGTGATCGACAAGCTGAACTTCCAGCCCGAGTTCCGGACGCCGATCTGGGACTACCTCGCCGGGCTGGTGGACGACGAACGGGTCGAACAAGGTCGTGCCCTGCTGACGCAGCACGCCGAGGTGCTCGCGCAGGTGCAGGCGCGTTACCGCGTCGATCCGGCCACGGTCGTGGCGGTCTGGGGCGTGGAGAGCAATTTCGGGCAGACCTTCGGCAAGTACCCGCTGGTGCAGGCGCTGGGCACGCTGTCGTGCATCGGGCGGCGGCAGGCGTATTTCCGCGGCGAGCTGTTCGCCACGCTGCGCATCCTGCAGGCGGGCCACATCGCGCCGGAGCGGCTGGTCGGCTCGTGGGCCGGCGCCTTCGGGCACACGCAGTTCATGCCGAGCACCTTCGAGCGGCTGGCGGTGGATTTCGATGGGGATGGCCGGCGCGACCTGATGGACAGCGTGCCGGACGCGCTGGGCTCGACCGCCAACTTCCTCGCCAAGGCGGGCTGGCAGGACGGGCGGGTGTGGGGCTGGGAGGTGCGGCTGCCGGCGGGGTTTTCCGTCGCCGGACAAGGGCGCAAGGTCCGCCAGCCGCTGAGCACCTGGGCGGCGGCCGGGTTGCGGCTCGCGGATGGCAGCCCCTTGCCAGCCGGGACGGAGGCCGCCGGGCTGATGACCCCGGCGGGAGCGGCCGGGCCGGCCTTCCTGGTGACGCGCAACTTCGACGCGCTCTACAGCTACAACGCCGCCGAGAGCTACGGGCTGGCGATTGCGCACCTGTCGGACCGGCTGCGCGGCGGCAGCCCGTTCGCGACGCCCTGGCCGACCGACGATGCCGGCCTGTCCCGCGCCGAGCGCCGCGAGGTGCAGACGCTGCTGTCCGCCCGTGGCCACGACATCGGCGAGGTGGACGGCATGCTCGGCGACCGCAGCAAGGCCGCGGTGCGCGCCGAGCAGGCCCGCCTCGGCCACGAGGTCAGCGGGCGGGCGGGTCAGCGGCTGCTGAAAGCGCTGCGGGCTGAGGCGCCACCGGCCGCACCGGCAGCACCCGAGCCGGTCACGCCTTCTTCTTCGAGCGATCCGGCACGACCGTCGTGA